One stretch of Cedecea neteri DNA includes these proteins:
- a CDS encoding YbfB/YjiJ family MFS transporter, with protein sequence MTMHFRPEIRALLLALAGAVVLAIGMGYGRFSYTGILPVMLKEGLLSLHQGNLAASANYAGYLLGALLLAKAKPGDARRLNMVSVGLTIGFLLLLAWTRSPWAVVAVRGFAGLLSAVSLIAASLWLLQHMKHQAGAPVLYSGVGLGIFLSAEFIALGKAYGYSSQQIWLLCGITALLLFVLVFRLLLSPPDYLVDYQPQAVGQVEQVKGPVRDAWRLLAIYGLAGFGYIITATYLPLFLSGQLSSLDPVQLWAIFGLAAVPSCFVWHKVVLKYGYRRAFTANLLVQAAGVVLPAFSQSLLFCLLSALLVGFTFTGTVTIALPEAKRLAHLVRFNMIAAMTAIYGIGQIIGPLVAGELYGITGSFNGALMAATGALLLAGGLVMAGRSKVTG encoded by the coding sequence ATGACAATGCATTTCAGGCCAGAAATACGCGCGCTGCTGCTGGCGCTTGCGGGCGCGGTCGTGCTGGCTATCGGCATGGGCTACGGGCGTTTTTCCTATACCGGGATCCTGCCGGTAATGCTGAAAGAAGGGCTGCTGTCGCTGCACCAGGGGAACCTGGCCGCCTCGGCTAATTACGCAGGTTATCTTTTAGGGGCGCTGCTGCTGGCAAAGGCGAAGCCTGGCGATGCCCGGCGATTAAACATGGTCTCCGTGGGGTTAACGATTGGCTTCCTGCTTCTGCTGGCATGGACGAGATCGCCGTGGGCGGTTGTGGCGGTGCGCGGCTTTGCCGGGCTGTTAAGCGCGGTATCGCTGATTGCGGCTTCGCTGTGGCTCCTGCAGCACATGAAACACCAGGCCGGCGCGCCGGTACTCTATTCCGGCGTAGGGCTGGGGATCTTTTTGTCCGCCGAATTTATCGCGCTCGGCAAGGCGTACGGCTATTCCAGCCAACAGATTTGGCTGCTGTGCGGCATTACCGCGCTGCTGCTTTTTGTGCTGGTGTTTCGGCTGTTGCTCAGCCCGCCGGATTACCTGGTGGACTACCAGCCCCAGGCGGTGGGTCAGGTTGAGCAAGTCAAAGGGCCAGTGAGAGACGCCTGGCGGCTGCTGGCTATTTACGGCCTGGCCGGATTTGGCTACATCATTACCGCCACCTATTTGCCGCTTTTTCTCTCCGGGCAGCTTAGCTCGCTGGATCCGGTGCAGCTTTGGGCTATCTTTGGCCTGGCCGCCGTGCCGTCCTGTTTTGTCTGGCACAAGGTCGTGCTGAAGTACGGCTATCGCCGCGCGTTTACCGCGAATCTTCTGGTGCAGGCCGCTGGCGTGGTACTTCCGGCTTTTAGCCAGTCGCTGCTGTTTTGCCTGTTGAGCGCTCTGCTGGTGGGCTTTACCTTTACCGGCACGGTCACCATTGCTTTGCCGGAAGCCAAAAGGCTGGCACACCTTGTCCGCTTCAATATGATTGCGGCAATGACCGCTATTTATGGCATCGGGCAGATTATTGGCCCGCTGGTCGCCGGGGAACTTTACGGTATTACCGGCAGTTTTAACGGAGCGCTGATGGCAGCCACCGGCGCGCTGCTGCTGGCCGGTGGGCTGGTGATGGCAGGGCGTTCAAAGGTTACTGGCTGA
- a CDS encoding 5'-nucleotidase, lipoprotein e(P4) family: MKKSLLSGAMALVLVSLTGCANQQQAADQKLASQTVMAVDWFQQSGEYRALAYQSFNSARLAWDRSAKQGNAKRAVIVDLDETMLDNSAYSAWQAKNNKAFDDKTWSQWTQARQALAVPGAVDFANYVNSHGGTMFYVSNRDSKDFDATVANMKTLGFTGVSDKTVRLKTDSSNKQARFDAIKAEGYDVVMYIGDNLNDFGKATYHKDQAQRQQFASDNRSKFGTQFIVLPNPMYGDWEGALAPNYFKLNTAQQAEARENALRGWSGK; encoded by the coding sequence ATGAAGAAAAGTTTATTGAGTGGCGCGATGGCGCTGGTGCTGGTCAGCCTGACGGGCTGTGCAAATCAGCAGCAGGCGGCCGATCAAAAACTGGCCAGCCAGACGGTGATGGCGGTTGACTGGTTCCAGCAGTCCGGCGAATACCGTGCGCTGGCGTATCAGTCGTTTAACAGCGCTCGCCTGGCCTGGGATCGGTCGGCCAAACAGGGTAACGCTAAGCGCGCGGTGATTGTCGATCTGGATGAAACCATGCTCGACAACAGCGCCTACAGCGCATGGCAGGCGAAAAATAACAAAGCGTTTGACGACAAAACCTGGTCCCAGTGGACCCAGGCTCGCCAGGCGCTGGCCGTCCCCGGCGCGGTGGATTTTGCTAACTATGTTAACAGCCACGGCGGCACCATGTTCTATGTGTCAAACCGCGACAGCAAAGACTTTGACGCGACCGTCGCCAACATGAAAACGTTGGGCTTTACCGGCGTGAGCGACAAAACCGTGCGCCTGAAAACCGACAGCTCCAACAAGCAGGCTCGCTTTGATGCGATCAAGGCCGAAGGTTATGACGTGGTGATGTACATCGGCGACAACCTGAATGACTTTGGCAAAGCGACTTACCATAAAGATCAGGCGCAGCGTCAGCAGTTTGCCAGCGACAACCGCAGCAAGTTCGGCACCCAGTTCATCGTGCTGCCTAACCCAATGTACGGCGACTGGGAAGGTGCCTTAGCGCCAAACTACTTCAAGCTGAACACGGCCCAGCAGGCAGAAGCGCGTGAAAATGCGCTGCGTGGCTGGTCCGGGAAATAA
- a CDS encoding ATP-binding protein: MPVDNAQTRPERDDDMVVFGRYQLFPDLGLLLRDGVRLEPGERAMAVLKLLVSEAGQVVAKETLLETVWPKEIVEENNLQAQISALRKIFGADRNLITTVFGRGYCFTAAVNKLQAATSSLPVSPTSTSLPRPRSPLIGRERELGEIRKLLLENTLCTLAGPAGIGKTRLLLEVVREAAGLYPDGIFFADLSSLNGGSDPVPVLRAAVAGIRGAGRQHSHPALLVIDNCEHLATACAQEIERLLQANELLSVLLTSQTPLGIEGEQVYRIGPLALPSAQVNVSEAQSYSAVEFLVQRIQAADYQFRLTEENVRPVAALCRLLDAVPLALEIVAARVASLGPEAVLADLAGRESLPDAPSLTRTSRHRTLADALDWSYRLLTADEQRVFQALAIFPGEFDLAAAKGLLNQEHTSDVVAKMVAKSLLVFQAGARPARYRYLTIVRTYARGLLAGDSEPLSLSHAHLTADNLVQAKEAWTEASSPHWRRQYGYLIDDLRAAADWCFGAGQNAPLGRSILANATPFWIQLSLHGECRQRITAAINNPQNGHATQREEMLMQAALGSALGWAQGPVEENGQAWRRAGELAGTLGDREIQLQAEYGLWLYHLRSGRYQQAGNNGKKMAALAAEIGDYGALLTARRLVGTALHFSGDQQAAIGEIQALLDRAVDDDSQRAPFRFGLDQRVAGWAFLVRTLWVTGDIAKARRAAQLAVEEARELDHACSLCAALAEGSCTLAALTGDIDQVLLIASQIETIAVEHGLGFWRLYASAFTFWGRLRRQPEAILPPQIHAMLATLRANGFDPAYSIFLSDFAAALAQKGQREAADTLLSEPLSVLDVNQSLWNLPELMRVQAQIRYSDRPEHVLEYSLALQAALLLAQSQTAKGWIQRIEADMRTSG; the protein is encoded by the coding sequence ATGCCTGTCGACAACGCCCAAACCCGCCCGGAAAGAGATGACGATATGGTGGTCTTTGGCCGCTACCAGCTGTTTCCTGACCTTGGCCTGCTGCTGAGGGACGGCGTTCGCCTTGAGCCGGGCGAGCGGGCGATGGCGGTGTTAAAGCTGCTGGTCAGCGAGGCCGGGCAGGTGGTGGCGAAAGAGACGCTGCTGGAAACCGTCTGGCCAAAAGAGATCGTTGAAGAAAACAACCTGCAGGCGCAAATTTCCGCGTTGCGCAAAATTTTCGGCGCTGACCGCAATCTGATAACGACCGTTTTTGGGCGCGGTTACTGCTTTACCGCCGCGGTCAATAAGCTGCAGGCGGCTACTTCATCATTGCCGGTCAGCCCCACATCAACCAGTCTGCCTCGCCCACGTTCGCCGCTGATTGGCCGCGAAAGAGAGCTGGGTGAGATAAGAAAACTGCTGCTCGAAAATACTCTTTGTACTCTGGCCGGGCCCGCCGGTATTGGCAAAACCAGGCTGCTGCTGGAGGTTGTGCGCGAAGCCGCCGGGCTTTATCCAGACGGCATATTTTTTGCTGATTTATCCAGCCTGAACGGCGGCTCAGATCCGGTTCCGGTCCTGCGCGCGGCAGTAGCCGGCATTCGCGGAGCGGGGAGACAGCATTCTCACCCGGCGCTGCTTGTTATCGATAACTGTGAGCATCTGGCAACCGCCTGTGCGCAGGAAATTGAACGCCTGCTGCAGGCGAATGAATTGCTCAGCGTTTTGCTAACCAGTCAGACTCCGCTGGGCATTGAGGGCGAACAGGTGTATCGCATTGGGCCGCTGGCTCTACCGTCTGCGCAGGTGAACGTCAGCGAGGCACAAAGTTACAGCGCGGTTGAGTTTCTCGTCCAGCGCATTCAGGCGGCGGATTACCAGTTTCGCCTGACGGAAGAAAACGTGCGGCCCGTAGCGGCGCTTTGCCGGCTGCTTGATGCGGTCCCGCTGGCGCTGGAGATTGTGGCCGCCAGGGTTGCCAGCCTGGGGCCGGAAGCGGTGCTGGCCGACCTTGCGGGGCGAGAATCGCTGCCTGACGCTCCCAGTCTCACCAGGACCTCACGCCACAGAACGTTAGCCGACGCGTTGGACTGGAGTTACCGGCTGCTGACGGCAGACGAGCAGCGAGTCTTTCAGGCTTTGGCTATTTTTCCCGGCGAGTTCGACCTCGCGGCAGCGAAAGGGCTGTTAAACCAGGAGCACACCAGTGACGTTGTAGCGAAAATGGTCGCGAAATCATTGCTGGTATTTCAAGCGGGTGCCAGACCGGCAAGGTATCGCTATCTCACGATTGTGCGCACCTACGCTCGCGGGCTGCTGGCAGGCGATAGCGAGCCGCTTTCTCTCAGCCATGCGCATCTGACCGCAGACAACCTGGTGCAGGCAAAGGAAGCCTGGACGGAAGCATCCAGCCCGCACTGGCGTCGTCAGTATGGTTATTTGATTGACGATCTTCGGGCCGCGGCTGACTGGTGTTTTGGCGCAGGTCAAAACGCGCCGCTTGGCCGCAGTATTCTCGCTAACGCCACGCCTTTTTGGATCCAGCTTTCGCTGCACGGCGAATGCCGCCAGCGTATCACCGCGGCCATTAACAATCCGCAAAACGGGCACGCCACGCAGCGTGAAGAGATGCTGATGCAGGCGGCTTTAGGTTCTGCCCTGGGCTGGGCGCAGGGGCCGGTTGAGGAAAACGGCCAGGCCTGGCGGCGGGCCGGAGAGCTTGCCGGCACGCTCGGGGACCGAGAAATACAGCTGCAGGCAGAATACGGACTGTGGCTGTATCACCTGCGCAGCGGCCGCTATCAGCAGGCCGGGAACAACGGCAAAAAAATGGCCGCGCTTGCCGCCGAAATCGGTGACTATGGCGCTTTATTGACCGCCCGGCGTCTGGTGGGTACCGCGCTGCATTTTTCCGGCGATCAGCAGGCTGCGATCGGCGAAATTCAGGCATTGCTGGATCGCGCCGTGGATGATGACAGCCAGAGAGCGCCATTCCGTTTTGGACTGGATCAGCGCGTGGCTGGCTGGGCTTTCCTGGTCCGCACGCTGTGGGTGACCGGCGATATCGCCAAAGCCAGAAGAGCGGCGCAATTGGCGGTGGAGGAAGCAAGGGAGCTCGATCATGCCTGCTCGCTGTGTGCCGCGCTCGCGGAAGGCAGCTGCACGCTGGCGGCCTTAACCGGCGATATAGACCAGGTGCTGCTGATTGCCTCGCAGATCGAGACAATTGCCGTTGAGCATGGCCTGGGATTCTGGCGGCTTTATGCCTCGGCGTTTACGTTCTGGGGCAGGTTACGCAGGCAGCCAGAAGCTATTCTCCCGCCACAAATTCACGCGATGCTCGCCACCTTACGTGCCAATGGCTTTGATCCGGCTTATTCGATTTTTCTCTCTGATTTTGCCGCTGCTTTGGCGCAGAAAGGTCAGCGGGAGGCGGCGGATACGCTTCTCAGCGAACCCCTGTCCGTGCTCGACGTGAACCAGTCGCTGTGGAACCTGCCCGAACTGATGCGGGTGCAGGCGCAAATCCGCTATTCCGACAGGCCAGAACATGTTCTGGAGTACAGCCTGGCGTTACAGGCCGCGCTGCTACTGGCGCAGAGCCAAACGGCCAAAGGCTGGATTCAGCGCATAGAGGCCGACATGCGCACTTCTGGTTAA
- a CDS encoding MFS transporter yields the protein MSDNPLDVTLKRLPEAEEHSPLTSTLLLIMALACGVFVANVYYNQPLLELLQQAFPRQLALVSLAPTATQLGFACGLFLLVPLGDKINRRTLILCQSAGLAVALACLALAPNVVTIIIASAAVGVTGSVAQQIVPFAAELAKPERRGQVVGTVMSGVLCGILLGRAVGGFSGEHWGWRATFWLGCVATACGWLMLFFTLPHHTPRNKQTYMSLMRSLVSLWREEPLLRRATWIQAALFGSFIGLWTILALQLHAAFHLGADVAGMMGIVGAVGILIAPLAGRIADRRGPYAVIGLGALVMVISFAVLGLWTSLTGLVIGIILMDLGEQSALISNQHVIYALRPEARSRINTVFMSGMFIGGALGSWGASLVWRLGGWEMASLLGGLLSLAGLLIHMIGRRKRG from the coding sequence ATGTCGGATAACCCGCTCGACGTTACCCTTAAACGCCTGCCCGAGGCCGAAGAACACTCGCCTTTAACCTCCACTTTGCTGCTGATCATGGCGCTGGCCTGCGGCGTTTTTGTCGCCAACGTTTACTACAACCAGCCGCTGCTGGAGCTGCTGCAACAGGCTTTTCCCCGGCAGTTAGCCCTGGTGAGCCTCGCGCCCACGGCAACCCAGCTGGGTTTTGCCTGTGGGCTGTTTTTACTCGTTCCCCTTGGCGACAAAATTAACCGCCGGACGCTTATCCTTTGCCAGTCGGCGGGGCTTGCGGTGGCGCTGGCCTGCCTGGCATTAGCGCCCAACGTCGTGACCATTATTATTGCATCTGCGGCGGTAGGCGTGACGGGCTCCGTGGCGCAGCAGATTGTGCCGTTTGCCGCCGAACTCGCCAAACCGGAACGCCGTGGGCAGGTGGTCGGCACGGTGATGAGCGGCGTGCTCTGCGGCATTCTGCTGGGCCGGGCCGTCGGCGGTTTTAGCGGCGAGCACTGGGGATGGCGAGCCACATTCTGGCTGGGTTGTGTGGCTACCGCCTGCGGCTGGCTCATGCTGTTCTTCACCCTGCCGCACCATACGCCTCGCAACAAGCAGACCTATATGAGCCTGATGCGATCGCTGGTTTCGCTATGGCGCGAAGAACCTTTGCTACGCCGGGCAACGTGGATTCAGGCCGCCCTGTTCGGATCGTTTATAGGCCTGTGGACGATTCTGGCGCTGCAGCTGCACGCCGCGTTCCACCTCGGCGCAGACGTTGCCGGCATGATGGGCATTGTCGGTGCCGTCGGGATCCTGATTGCTCCGCTTGCCGGGCGAATTGCCGACCGCCGGGGACCTTATGCGGTGATCGGACTTGGCGCGCTGGTGATGGTTATTTCGTTTGCGGTGCTTGGCCTGTGGACGTCGCTAACCGGGCTGGTGATCGGCATTATCCTGATGGATCTTGGCGAACAGTCGGCGCTTATTTCCAATCAGCACGTGATTTATGCCCTGCGTCCGGAAGCCCGGAGCCGCATTAATACCGTGTTTATGAGCGGGATGTTTATCGGCGGGGCGCTGGGCTCATGGGGAGCAAGCCTGGTATGGCGACTGGGAGGCTGGGAAATGGCCTCGCTGCTGGGCGGCCTGTTGAGCCTCGCCGGGCTACTTATCCATATGATTGGGCGAAGAAAGCGCGGCTGA
- a CDS encoding DUF3290 domain-containing protein, protein MRFYGIDYLQTQSNINDYLKYIIIFSALFILIVFFSLYMRHRLQTKYRDLTIIVFLFLLFISGVQYADYTDSQNIHSQSSQMVSFVKLLSKEKEVGMDSIFSNSVQLSDGIIVKINDLYYRVNLSPDQKTYSLVEVSLVNPGIEIIKN, encoded by the coding sequence ATGAGATTTTATGGCATCGACTATCTACAAACGCAGTCTAATATTAATGATTATTTAAAATACATCATTATATTTAGTGCTTTATTTATCCTGATCGTTTTTTTTAGCCTCTACATGCGTCATCGCTTACAAACTAAATATCGAGACCTAACAATAATCGTATTTTTATTTTTACTGTTCATTTCTGGTGTTCAGTATGCAGATTATACTGATAGTCAAAATATACACTCTCAATCATCACAAATGGTGAGCTTTGTTAAATTGTTATCAAAAGAAAAAGAAGTGGGTATGGATTCTATATTTTCAAATTCAGTACAGCTCTCGGATGGCATTATCGTTAAAATTAATGATCTTTACTATCGCGTTAATTTAAGTCCGGATCAAAAAACATATAGTTTAGTTGAGGTGTCGTTAGTAAACCCAGGCATAGAAATCATAAAAAACTGA
- a CDS encoding DUF421 domain-containing protein, with product MIIYTPIMIKLGLGILCLIIQINLMGKGNLAPSSAMDQVQNYVLGGIIGGVIYNESITVLQFVLVLIIWTFLVFVLKFLKENNRLVKRIIDGKPITLVHNGSVNVKECLRNGVSANDLMFKLRANGIYEIEQLKRVVLEQNGQLTIIQSGDENIRYPIIVDGLANHDLLEILNKDNDWLENEVIKQGFNKISEVYLGEYLSGRINLYGYER from the coding sequence ATGATAATTTATACGCCAATCATGATAAAATTGGGTCTGGGGATACTGTGCCTGATTATTCAAATAAATCTCATGGGGAAGGGTAATCTGGCTCCTTCATCCGCAATGGACCAGGTTCAGAACTATGTGCTCGGGGGGATTATCGGTGGCGTAATTTATAATGAATCGATAACAGTACTACAGTTTGTTTTGGTGTTAATTATATGGACCTTCCTCGTTTTTGTCCTTAAATTTTTAAAAGAGAACAATCGTCTAGTTAAAAGGATTATTGATGGCAAGCCTATCACCCTGGTACATAATGGCAGTGTCAATGTTAAGGAGTGTTTACGCAATGGTGTTTCTGCAAATGATTTGATGTTCAAGTTAAGGGCGAATGGCATTTATGAAATAGAACAATTGAAGCGCGTAGTTCTCGAACAGAATGGGCAATTAACCATTATACAAAGTGGTGATGAAAATATACGCTATCCAATTATAGTTGATGGTTTAGCTAATCATGATCTGCTCGAAATCCTTAACAAGGACAATGACTGGTTAGAAAATGAAGTTATCAAGCAAGGCTTTAATAAAATCAGCGAAGTATATTTAGGTGAGTATCTCTCGGGCAGGATTAATTTATACGGATATGAAAGATAA
- a CDS encoding RidA family protein, translated as MTPDITLRNIEHVPAPVGHYSHTTTAGGLVFISGQLPVAADGSPRCDAPFEEQARLVLQNIESCLGCAGVTKQHLVSVRVYITDINLWPLFNKIYAEWIGEHRPSRAVAGVSQLHYGAALEVEAVALSE; from the coding sequence ATGACCCCGGATATCACGCTGCGCAATATCGAGCACGTGCCTGCTCCCGTCGGGCACTATTCGCACACCACTACCGCAGGCGGATTGGTGTTTATTTCCGGGCAGCTACCCGTTGCCGCTGACGGCAGCCCACGCTGCGATGCGCCTTTTGAGGAGCAGGCCCGGCTGGTGCTGCAGAACATAGAATCCTGCCTCGGCTGCGCGGGCGTAACAAAGCAGCACCTTGTTTCCGTGCGGGTGTACATCACGGATATCAATCTCTGGCCGCTATTTAACAAAATCTACGCGGAGTGGATTGGCGAGCATCGCCCTTCCCGCGCGGTAGCCGGCGTTTCACAGCTCCATTACGGCGCAGCGCTTGAAGTTGAAGCCGTGGCGCTCTCTGAATAA
- a CDS encoding Ppx/GppA phosphatase family protein, with the protein MVVAALPGVSFAAHAAGCEETRAGIDMGSGTTKLVVAKVDTCKQRINKVLFEDQRPIAFNEDLSKSADNTLSPAIQRQGQAALQELTAEAARYHPTRFNGVATAVFRSASNAQQVIDAFNRSAQVNLKIISQAQEAELGFLSAKASMPVPLADDQMVVWDIGGGSMQMTTWLQKHDKWQPEIYQGKLASVTLKNYIIDVVKNKDLHEVSSPNPIGSLRDGVLRFVRFYATTHVSPEMKQALAKRTVVGIGGVHDFSVSKQLNEKVYTLADLQKASAGQVWKGDSELRGDYRATDVSNLLLVQGYMEALKIPQVTVVKANLVQGVLIQ; encoded by the coding sequence ATGGTGGTGGCGGCCTTACCCGGCGTGAGCTTTGCGGCCCATGCCGCTGGCTGTGAAGAGACTCGCGCGGGCATCGACATGGGCTCCGGCACCACCAAGCTGGTGGTCGCCAAAGTGGATACCTGCAAACAGCGCATCAACAAAGTGCTGTTCGAGGATCAGCGCCCAATCGCTTTTAACGAAGATCTGTCCAAATCTGCGGACAACACCCTCAGCCCGGCGATACAGCGGCAGGGCCAGGCTGCGCTGCAGGAGCTGACGGCGGAAGCCGCTCGCTATCATCCAACACGTTTTAACGGCGTTGCGACCGCTGTTTTCCGCAGCGCCTCTAACGCACAGCAGGTTATCGATGCGTTTAACCGCTCCGCGCAGGTTAACTTAAAAATTATATCCCAGGCGCAGGAAGCCGAGCTGGGCTTCCTGTCCGCCAAAGCCTCGATGCCGGTGCCGCTGGCAGACGATCAGATGGTGGTCTGGGACATCGGCGGTGGGTCGATGCAGATGACCACCTGGCTGCAAAAGCACGACAAATGGCAGCCGGAGATTTACCAGGGCAAGTTGGCTTCCGTCACGCTGAAGAACTACATCATCGACGTGGTGAAAAACAAAGACCTGCATGAGGTCAGTTCGCCAAATCCGATTGGTTCTCTGCGCGACGGCGTGCTGCGTTTTGTTCGCTTCTATGCCACAACCCACGTCAGCCCGGAGATGAAACAGGCGCTGGCAAAGCGTACCGTTGTGGGCATTGGCGGGGTGCATGATTTCTCCGTCAGCAAGCAGTTGAACGAAAAAGTTTACACCCTCGCCGATCTGCAAAAAGCCTCCGCCGGCCAGGTGTGGAAAGGGGACTCAGAGCTGCGCGGTGATTACCGGGCTACGGACGTCAGCAACCTGCTGCTGGTTCAGGGCTACATGGAAGCGCTGAAAATTCCACAGGTGACCGTGGTAAAAGCTAACCTGGTGCAGGGCGTGTTGATTCAATAG